The Corynebacterium sp. SCR221107 genome includes the window ACCGTAAAGGACGAATGTTGGTATATCTCTCTCCCTTAGTGCAGCAGCCAGCGACTTTACATGGTCCACCCGGTTCGTCAAGAGCAAACAATTCTCGCCTTTTTCGAATGCTTCGGCGGTTACCTTCACCAACAGCTGATTTCGGATCCCATCGTGCGCAAGGCGGTTATATACTCCCGCGATACCTTCCTCAGTCATCACGTTTTCGCCAATTGTAAACTCAGTTTCGTGAATGTGATAGCGGCGTGCAAGGCTCGCAGCATCCCTCTCCAGTGTGATTCTCACAGGTCGGCAGAGCATCGTGATAAGAGGATCCAACCCATCCGAACGGTAAGGAGTTGCCGTCAGACCATACAAATTGCGAACGTTGATTTGATTTAGTGCTGCCTCCATTCCAGGAGCACCAACATTATGGCATTCGTCGACGATGAGCAGCCCGTAGGAATCCAGAAAGCTAAGGTCAGCATCCTTTCGAGCAATGGATTGATTCATAACAAGGTCAATCTTGCCACCCGGTTTCCGCTTGCCAGCGCCCACTTGACCAATGTCGTTTTCTCCTAAGTTGAGAAATTGCATCAACCGCTCACGCCACTGGGATAGTAATTCCTTCTTCGGCACCAAAATCGCAGTCCTAACCCCGAGTCTTGCAATGATTGCGCAGGCCATGACAGTCTTACCCATACCCGGTGCCGCCTTGAGGATTCCCGTCCTCTTCTCCAACATCGCCTCGACCGCCCTTCGCTGCTCAGAGCGCAGCACGCCGGTGAACTCAACGTCAATTCCGGCGGGTTTCGAGTTCAATGTTCTTCGCTGCACTTTATAGCCCGCAGTCTTGACAATCTCTAAAGCCTCTTCAAAACAGCCACGTGGCAGTTTTAGCTGCGTGCCAATCTGTTCATATCGAACAATAAGCCGCGGTGTGCCATAGGTAGACAAGCGTTGCGCCTGCCTACGATAAAACTCCGGATTGTGGATGGCAGCCAGTCGCTTGAGTGCGACGACAGTCGTAGAGTCGATTTGCGAAATATCAATCGATACCTGGGCACCTTGGTGAATCCGTACAGTGGTTCCAGCATTGCCTTTTGCAAGGCCTCGCAGCGTTGCTTTGGTGGGTGCTGCAGGAAGCCCCGGCTCATTTCCGGATTCAATGAAATGAGTGTAGAGCTTGTGTAATTCTCCTGGAGTGGAAGGCTTGATTTCTGCCAATGCGGCGAATTGATCGGGGTAGGGCTCAAACCCCATGGGATCGACAAATACCGTTCGCCCCTCACGCCGCCGATCCCCCTGGAGCGGTAAAGCGATCAGGTTGCCGTAACGAGCCTTTCCACTGGCGTGGCTTGGTAATGTGTCTTGCGCAGGGAAAAAGCGATCAAAGCTGGAAAAGTCGAGGCTTGAATTCCTCATAGCCTCTTGTAGGATTCCCATTCCTACCACTCTCGCTTTGTGCGCGGAGACAGCGTCACTAAAGAATATCCACACGTGCGCGCCCTCGCCCGAGCGCGAAACTTCGATCAGCGGATCAAGTCCATGATTGTCTGCGGCTTCAGCAAAAGAGCGCGCATTCTCCTGCCAGTTCTTATCGTCAAAATCGCAGGCTAAAAGCCGACAGTTATCGTCGGCAAGCAAAACATACAATCCAATATGCAGAGGATTACGACTGCCACCGGTTAGATGCCGGGCAATAACATCATCAGTAAGCGGTACCGGACGACCCTCAACAAGTCTGGGTGACCAGCCTTTCTTGTTCTTCTCCGCCCATTCCCAGGCATATGCGTACACGTCCTTCCGCCCAGAAAACCGGCTACGAAAAAGGGCAATCTTTTCTGCGCTGGATGAGTGCGAATTTATCGGGGGAGATGGTGGCAATTGCTTTTGCCCCGGAGCGCCGGCAGCAGGTGCATGGCGACCAGCAGCCAACTCCAACAAAGGTTCGGGACGCAACCCAGCTTCAAGTATTTTGATGCGCTCTTCGAGTTCAACTTGCTTTAGCTTAAGCTGATCAAGTGCCGCCCGTAGTTGAGCGACTTCACCGATGAGCTCGTCCTTAGCAATCATGAACAGAGTATAACTGTGGCGGTCAGACGTGTTGACGGTTTTAAAGAGGCCCAGACAATGCGGGAAAGGGCGGATCTCAAAAGAAACAAATGAAGACTTGGCGGGCAGAACCGACCTCAGTTCTCCCAAGCACCAAATTCGTAATCACTTTCTTTTCAAGGTTCTTGCCCATCCGCACATGCGATTGCTATCCAAAACCAGCAAGAGCTTCCCACTGGAAAAACTGTCACCTTAAAGGTATTATTAAAGTACCAATAGAACGGAGTAGAGATGCACGTAATTCACAAAGACGACCACGTCTTGTCCATGTCTCCAGAACATCCTGCAAAAGCAATTGCCAAAAGCGGAGAACGTCTTCTGGTTCATACCATGGACTGCTTTTCAGACTCGATTGTCGATGAAAGTCAACTTTTCAGCTCAGTCGGATGGGAATGTATCAACCCTGCAACAGGGCCAATTGCCATTGAGGGGGCCGAGCCTGGGGATACTTTAAAAGTTGAGGTCCTTAGCATCAAGGTGGGATCAGTCGGAACAATGACATCGCACCCCGATTTTGGAGCCCTTCCGGGAACGGTAGAAGAACGTACCCGCAAGATCAAAGTAATTAATGAAGTCATTCAATTTGACGACCGATACAAATTCCCATGTCGCCCCATGATCGGCGTCATTGGCACCGCTCCACAAGTTGATACCGTTCCAACTGGCGAACCCCGTGAACATGGCGGCAACATGGATACGAAAGAAATAGTTGCTGGATCGACTTTGTATTTGCCCGTCAATGTCGAAGGCGCAAATCTAGCCCTAGGGGATGTACACGCCATTATGGGCGATGGTGAGGTTGCAGTTTGTGGCCTAGAGATTGCGGCAGAAGTAGAAATTGAGGTCTCTCTAATTAAGGGACAACCACTTCCTTTGCCCTTCCTAGTATCCGGAGATAGCGCATACACAATTGCATCAGATCGCAACCTTCACACCGCTGTGCAAGAATCTGTTCGCATGATGAGAGACTGGATTTCGTCCAATTCAACTTTGGATCCCACAGATACCCTGCTTCTCTTATCACTAAGAGGGGACACCCAAATCAGCCAAATCGTCGACCCACAGATGACAGCTCGTTTCAGAGTCCCACTTGACCTCATCGGGGCATATAACATCGAGTTGCCTTAGAAATTAACACTCACATTCAGTGCTCGAGCGAACTGCCCGGGCACTTTTTTCTGCATATCTTCGTGCCGATTCGATCATCTCTAGGTCAATTTGGGCATGAACTTGAGCCAATCTCGAGGCCTCCACCGTCATCTTCTGCCTGATCAGGTCAAGTAGCCTTCTATGATCCTGCAAGGCACGAGCCTCCATTCTGGCATGTTCCTCTCCAATCCCCCAAGGATGATGCGGCGCCGAAAGGCTTACCCGCTGCTCAAGAAACATCAAGGCATCCGTCAGCGCAGGAACATGAGCAGCTTCGCAAATCGCCATATGGAAATTGGAGTCAGCAATCTGTTTGGCACGACCAGACTCGGCAGACTCAAATTCCGATAACCGCAGTTCCAGCAGTCGAAGGTCCTCAAAATTACGATTCTCAGCCGCAGCCTCACAGATCGCACCTTGGATTCGAGAGGCACCATCAATAGCTGCCTTTATTTCTGCAAACCTCTCTCGAAGGGCCCTGGCAGCAGCCGTATCGTCTACACGATTCGTAGTGACAAAGTACCCACCTCCCCGTCCAACTCGCACTTCCAGCAGACCCGCCGAGCTAATCTCTTGCAGAGCAGTGCGCATAGTTACCCGAGACACCGACAGCCTCTGAGCTAGCTCTCTTTCCGCCGGCAATCGCGTCCCCGGCAAATACTCACCCACGAGAAGTGCGCTGAGTAACCGATCTCGCACTTCATCGGAACGAGTTCCTGCTTGAATTCGCATTCCTCAAGCTTTCTTCTGAAACGACCTAGACAATCAACTTGAGGATACATTCCCTACCCCTCATAGCCCCATTTCCCTCAAACCTATTGCTTAATAGAAATATGGACGGTATAAAAGGTATTGCGGCTATTCCTTTAACGAACTTCCCAGTTCAGAAAGTGAGGCTTCCGAATGTCTAATGTCGTAGAACGACAAATTCCCTTCGCCAATGGTTTCACCTGGGTGCGCATCACAGAGCCAGCGAATCCCACTGAAACCGCGTTGCCGCTAATCGTTCTTCATGGCGGCCCTGGCTTTTGCCATAACTACCTTCGTCCTCTCGAAGAACTCGCCGATTTAACAGGCCGAACAATCATTCACTATGATCAGTACGGTTGTGGAAACTCGACTCATGAACCGGACACATCAGCCGATTTTTGGACACCTGCATTATTTGTTGAGGAGTTTGAAAACCTGGTCACGTCGCTAGGCATCAATAGTGCGCATATTCTAGGCCAATCATGGGGAGGAATGCTTGCCGCAGAACTTGGCGTACGAAAACTTCCGGTAATAAAGTCGCTCATGATTTGCAATTCACCAGCCTCGATGCAGCTTTGGTCCCGAGCAGCCGACGAACTACGTTCTCATCTTCCTAGCGAAATCCAAGATACGCTCGCCAAGTACGAGGCAGCAGAGGATTATGACAACTCAGAATATGTCGAAGCTGCAGAGTATTACGACAGTCAGCATGTGATTCGGATCCCGGGAGGTCACCCTGCCTATGAGGAGTCCAAAAGGCAGGTTGAAAAAGATCCCACTGTATATCACACAATGAATGGTCCAAATGAATTCCACGTAGTTGGAACCTTGAAGAATTGGTCAATTATAGATCGGCTGCCTCAGATTAGTGTGCCAACCCTCGTTCTAGCAGGCGAGTTTGACGAGGCACAACCTATTGTGTGGCGACCTTTTGTGGAACGAATTCCAAAGGTTGAATCCGTGGTAATCGAGGGAGCTAGTCATGCTTCTCACCTAGAAAAACCAGACCAGTTTAACGAAATTGTCTCCCGATTCATGTCGGATCATGATCTTTCTTGAGAGAGGTTCTCATGTCAGAAATGCTATCTGCTGAAAAGGCCACCGCACAGTTAGAAGAGTTCGGATATAAGCAGGAACTTTCTCGAACTGTTTCTACGTTTGACCTCGTTGTTTACGGCCTTGTATTTATGGTTCCAATTGCTCCTTGGGCCATTTTTGGCACTGTCTACAACGAGTCAAAAGGTATGGTTCCACTTGTCTACCTCATCGGCGTGATCGCGATGATCTTCACCGCCTTAAGCTATTCACAAATGGCGAAGGCATTTCCTCTCGC containing:
- a CDS encoding DEAD/DEAH box helicase, which codes for MIAKDELIGEVAQLRAALDQLKLKQVELEERIKILEAGLRPEPLLELAAGRHAPAAGAPGQKQLPPSPPINSHSSSAEKIALFRSRFSGRKDVYAYAWEWAEKNKKGWSPRLVEGRPVPLTDDVIARHLTGGSRNPLHIGLYVLLADDNCRLLACDFDDKNWQENARSFAEAADNHGLDPLIEVSRSGEGAHVWIFFSDAVSAHKARVVGMGILQEAMRNSSLDFSSFDRFFPAQDTLPSHASGKARYGNLIALPLQGDRRREGRTVFVDPMGFEPYPDQFAALAEIKPSTPGELHKLYTHFIESGNEPGLPAAPTKATLRGLAKGNAGTTVRIHQGAQVSIDISQIDSTTVVALKRLAAIHNPEFYRRQAQRLSTYGTPRLIVRYEQIGTQLKLPRGCFEEALEIVKTAGYKVQRRTLNSKPAGIDVEFTGVLRSEQRRAVEAMLEKRTGILKAAPGMGKTVMACAIIARLGVRTAILVPKKELLSQWRERLMQFLNLGENDIGQVGAGKRKPGGKIDLVMNQSIARKDADLSFLDSYGLLIVDECHNVGAPGMEAALNQINVRNLYGLTATPYRSDGLDPLITMLCRPVRITLERDAASLARRYHIHETEFTIGENVMTEEGIAGVYNRLAHDGIRNQLLVKVTAEAFEKGENCLLLTNRVDHVKSLAAALRERDIPTFVLYGGQKSKEREETRKKLAEVDGFCLVAIDKVAGEGFDLPTLDTLVLAAPTRFKGNIIQQIGRITRDADEVAANLREANVHDFNDHLVPVLNNMFRKRRSVILKEGFVAG
- a CDS encoding acetamidase/formamidase family protein; the encoded protein is MSPEHPAKAIAKSGERLLVHTMDCFSDSIVDESQLFSSVGWECINPATGPIAIEGAEPGDTLKVEVLSIKVGSVGTMTSHPDFGALPGTVEERTRKIKVINEVIQFDDRYKFPCRPMIGVIGTAPQVDTVPTGEPREHGGNMDTKEIVAGSTLYLPVNVEGANLALGDVHAIMGDGEVAVCGLEIAAEVEIEVSLIKGQPLPLPFLVSGDSAYTIASDRNLHTAVQESVRMMRDWISSNSTLDPTDTLLLLSLRGDTQISQIVDPQMTARFRVPLDLIGAYNIELP
- a CDS encoding FadR/GntR family transcriptional regulator; the protein is MRIQAGTRSDEVRDRLLSALLVGEYLPGTRLPAERELAQRLSVSRVTMRTALQEISSAGLLEVRVGRGGGYFVTTNRVDDTAAARALRERFAEIKAAIDGASRIQGAICEAAAENRNFEDLRLLELRLSEFESAESGRAKQIADSNFHMAICEAAHVPALTDALMFLEQRVSLSAPHHPWGIGEEHARMEARALQDHRRLLDLIRQKMTVEASRLAQVHAQIDLEMIESARRYAEKSARAVRSSTECEC
- a CDS encoding proline iminopeptidase-family hydrolase, with the translated sequence MSNVVERQIPFANGFTWVRITEPANPTETALPLIVLHGGPGFCHNYLRPLEELADLTGRTIIHYDQYGCGNSTHEPDTSADFWTPALFVEEFENLVTSLGINSAHILGQSWGGMLAAELGVRKLPVIKSLMICNSPASMQLWSRAADELRSHLPSEIQDTLAKYEAAEDYDNSEYVEAAEYYDSQHVIRIPGGHPAYEESKRQVEKDPTVYHTMNGPNEFHVVGTLKNWSIIDRLPQISVPTLVLAGEFDEAQPIVWRPFVERIPKVESVVIEGASHASHLEKPDQFNEIVSRFMSDHDLS